A single genomic interval of Chlamydiales bacterium harbors:
- a CDS encoding histone, which produces MALKNTIKGIQDLLAGITTDLQKADNGNKAAAQRVRTGTIKLEKLAKVYRKESIADEKKNKGKKPAKAAKPAKKAAPKKAAAKPAHKAVAKKAVHHKKAVHHKKAAVKSSHLSVKRPTAKLHHKKKR; this is translated from the coding sequence ATGGCATTAAAGAATACTATAAAAGGAATTCAAGACTTACTAGCAGGTATTACAACAGACTTGCAGAAAGCTGATAACGGTAACAAGGCTGCAGCACAACGTGTGCGCACTGGTACTATTAAATTAGAAAAATTAGCAAAAGTTTATCGTAAAGAGTCTATTGCTGATGAAAAGAAAAATAAAGGCAAAAAGCCAGCAAAAGCTGCAAAGCCTGCAAAAAAAGCTGCTCCTAAAAAAGCTGCTGCTAAGCCTGCACATAAGGCTGTAGCAAAAAAAGCTGTTCACCATAAAAAAGCAGTTCATCACAAAAAAGCAGCGGTAAAGTCTTCTCACCTAAGCGTAAAAAGACCTACTGCAAAATTACACCACAAAAAGAAAAGATAA
- a CDS encoding NAD+ synthase, translating into MKITLAQINPTVGAIALNKERIIASIHQAKKEKSDLLLTPELALCGYPPLDLLFLPHFVEDLEKALLEILPETKDITILLGTVRKNPSKKEKFLFNSAALLQNGQILDFYDKQLLPTYDVFDERRYFEPGTKPLIFELCQKRMAVTICEDLWQHSKLLKDTCYYHDPVLQLQSKNIDLLLNLSASPYSIHKPHTRIEIAKRAAITLKCPLILCNQVGANDGLIFDGHSMLIDAHGKLNLFAKGFSEEILSLSPFSHAPINPSYNEIEGLYRALVMGVRDYFHKLGFTKACLGLSGGIDSALVACIATEALGPENVLALSMPSLYSSNECKKDALFLAKTLKIRFKELSIDPLFQCFLNTLSQPLNLATNDITEENLQARIRGMLLMAFSNKENSLLLNTANKSELAMGYSTLYGDSCGALSVLGDVYKTMLYQLANWIHDTSHTIPLSIIERAPSAELRPNQKDSDSLPDYDLLDKILCDYIEMGLSIKEIGRKNNVHPDYVAIWIKKLHQNEYKRKQSPLILRVTEKALTPLVGRHIPTVHKYIR; encoded by the coding sequence ATGAAAATTACACTAGCTCAAATTAATCCTACTGTTGGCGCAATTGCCCTGAATAAGGAACGTATCATCGCGTCTATACACCAGGCAAAAAAAGAAAAGAGTGATCTTCTTTTAACGCCTGAACTTGCACTCTGTGGCTATCCTCCCTTAGACCTTCTTTTTCTACCTCATTTTGTTGAAGATCTAGAAAAAGCATTACTAGAAATCTTACCGGAGACAAAAGATATCACCATACTTCTTGGTACCGTACGAAAAAATCCCAGCAAAAAAGAAAAATTTTTATTTAATTCAGCAGCCCTTTTACAAAATGGACAGATCCTAGACTTTTATGACAAACAACTCCTTCCAACATACGATGTTTTTGATGAAAGACGCTACTTTGAGCCTGGAACCAAGCCCCTTATTTTTGAACTCTGTCAAAAACGCATGGCGGTCACTATTTGTGAAGATCTGTGGCAACACTCAAAACTTCTTAAAGATACATGCTACTATCACGATCCTGTTCTCCAATTGCAATCTAAAAATATCGATTTACTTTTAAACCTGTCCGCATCTCCATACAGCATTCACAAACCCCATACTCGCATAGAAATTGCAAAACGAGCCGCAATCACGCTAAAATGCCCTTTAATTCTGTGCAACCAAGTGGGGGCAAATGATGGCTTAATTTTTGATGGACATAGCATGCTCATTGATGCTCACGGAAAGCTCAATCTCTTTGCAAAAGGGTTTTCTGAAGAAATTCTTTCTTTATCCCCCTTCTCACACGCACCCATAAATCCTAGCTATAATGAAATAGAAGGGCTCTACCGAGCACTTGTCATGGGAGTGCGCGACTATTTTCATAAATTAGGCTTTACAAAAGCATGTCTTGGTCTGTCTGGCGGTATTGACTCAGCGCTTGTTGCCTGCATTGCAACAGAAGCCCTAGGACCAGAAAATGTCCTTGCCCTATCTATGCCCTCCCTTTACTCCTCAAATGAATGTAAAAAAGATGCCCTCTTTCTTGCAAAAACATTAAAAATTCGCTTCAAAGAACTCTCTATCGACCCCTTATTTCAATGCTTTCTTAACACTTTATCACAACCTCTCAACCTAGCAACTAACGACATAACAGAGGAAAATCTACAAGCGCGCATTCGCGGCATGCTACTTATGGCCTTCTCTAATAAAGAAAATAGCCTACTTTTAAACACTGCCAATAAGAGCGAACTTGCCATGGGCTACTCCACTCTTTATGGAGACTCATGCGGCGCACTCAGCGTACTTGGAGATGTCTATAAGACAATGCTTTATCAGCTTGCCAACTGGATTCATGACACATCTCATACAATTCCTCTATCCATTATTGAAAGAGCGCCAAGCGCAGAACTTCGCCCTAACCAAAAGGATTCTGACTCCCTTCCTGATTATGATCTTCTTGATAAAATTCTTTGTGATTATATCGAAATGGGCTTATCCATTAAAGAAATTGGAAGAAAGAATAATGTTCATCCCGACTATGTAGCTATATGGATCAAAAAGCTTCATCAAAATGAGTATAAAAGAAAACAGTCACCACTTATTTTGCGTGTAACGGAAAAAGCGCTAACTCCACTTGTTGGAAGACACATTCCAACAGTTCATAAATATATAAGATAA
- a CDS encoding sodium-dependent transporter, with translation MKPREHWGSRIGFIMATAGSAVGLGSLWKFPYVTGEHGGGFFVIAFLVFTFFVGAPIFAAELIMGRKSQKSPVGAFTDLSNQSQNWKLLGWLCVFINFLILSYYSVVAGWAVNYTLLSLNHFTENRTPQEISAVFDTMYQAGGINLFWHFIFMLLAVGVVYGGIKRGIEYWSKILMPGLLIILIGLLIYGMTLDGFGEAVRFVFYPDLAKFRASSILEALGLSFFTLSVGLGIMLTYGSYMRKSDDIPKTVVTVAIMDVSVALMAALMIFPIIFTFGFTPSAGPGLLFKTLPVLFAKLPGTLVLSTLFFVLVVFTALTSAISILEVLVATFMELLGWSRGKAILWIGLAVFVFGIPSALSGAGDIFPQWSEMYGRNFFDTVDHVSNNWLLPISGMLIAVFAGWFLDKELLKSEFYQGTAMGKLFRPWLFLLKYIAPVAVFLVMLQKGGVLDIDSFFH, from the coding sequence ATGAAGCCAAGAGAGCATTGGGGCTCGCGTATTGGATTTATTATGGCTACTGCAGGTTCTGCAGTAGGCCTTGGAAGTCTTTGGAAATTTCCCTACGTTACAGGTGAGCATGGTGGCGGATTTTTTGTGATAGCTTTTCTTGTTTTTACTTTTTTTGTAGGGGCACCTATTTTTGCAGCAGAGCTGATTATGGGTAGAAAATCACAAAAAAGTCCTGTTGGGGCATTTACAGATCTTTCTAACCAATCTCAAAATTGGAAGCTGCTTGGATGGCTCTGTGTGTTTATTAACTTCTTGATTCTTTCCTACTATAGTGTAGTTGCAGGTTGGGCCGTTAATTATACATTGCTTTCTCTCAATCACTTTACTGAAAATAGAACACCTCAAGAAATTAGCGCAGTTTTTGATACAATGTATCAAGCAGGTGGCATCAACTTATTTTGGCACTTTATCTTTATGCTTTTAGCGGTGGGTGTTGTGTATGGTGGTATTAAGAGGGGTATTGAATATTGGTCCAAGATCTTGATGCCAGGCTTATTAATTATTTTGATCGGTCTGTTAATTTATGGAATGACTCTAGATGGTTTTGGAGAAGCTGTGCGCTTTGTTTTCTACCCAGACCTTGCTAAATTTAGGGCATCTTCTATATTGGAGGCTTTGGGCTTATCATTTTTTACGTTGAGTGTAGGGCTTGGAATCATGCTTACGTATGGTAGTTACATGAGAAAGTCTGACGATATTCCTAAAACTGTTGTAACAGTTGCAATCATGGATGTATCTGTTGCTCTTATGGCAGCCCTCATGATCTTTCCTATTATATTTACATTTGGATTTACTCCATCAGCAGGTCCTGGCCTTCTTTTTAAGACGCTGCCAGTTCTATTTGCAAAGCTTCCAGGAACACTTGTCCTGTCTACATTATTCTTTGTACTTGTTGTCTTTACAGCGCTTACATCGGCAATTTCTATATTAGAAGTTCTTGTTGCAACATTTATGGAGCTTTTGGGTTGGTCTAGAGGAAAAGCTATTCTTTGGATTGGTCTTGCAGTATTTGTTTTTGGTATTCCTAGTGCACTTTCTGGCGCAGGCGACATTTTCCCTCAGTGGAGTGAGATGTATGGTAGAAACTTTTTTGATACGGTCGATCACGTTTCTAATAACTGGCTTCTTCCCATTAGCGGCATGTTGATTGCTGTTTTTGCAGGATGGTTTTTGGATAAGGAGCTTTTAAAGAGCGAATTTTACCAAGGGACAGCAATGGGTAAACTTTTTAGGCCTTGGCTGTTCTTGCTTAAATACATAGCTCCTGTAGCAGTATTTCTTGTGATGCTGCAAAAGGGCGGCGTTTTAGATATTGATTCATTTTTTCACTAA
- the htpG gene encoding molecular chaperone HtpG, whose protein sequence is MTTMGTLKIHSENILPIIKKWLYSDKDIFVRELVSNACDAIRKVKILTDQGVASSQESEFEVRVSIDKEARTLTFADTGIGMDAEEVEKYIAQIAFSGAEEFLSKYSSSDEKDQIIGHFGLGFYSAYMVADKVEINTLSYKEGAEAVYWVCEGSSDYEIGGSSRAKRGTEIILHINKDSDEFLEEEKISEILVRYCSFLPYPIYLGDKHINNKEPLWTKPALDCTEKEYLEFYKKLYPFEEEPLFWVHLNVDYPFNLKGILYFPKIRQGFDFKKNQIKLFCNRVFVSDNCQDLIPDYLMILRGAIDSPDIPLNVSRSYLQMDRTVRSLASHISKKVAERLLTLFKTDKDAFYKAWPNIEVIIKLGALHDDKFYERIKELLVWKNNHGEWTTLEEYVERNKEKSEGEIFYTPGEHHASSFLELYKQQGIEVLFTDSMIDTALMSFLEGKNTSLKFQRIDGALSKALLDPSKEKIILGADGRSESAHLAQFVKDKLGLSQIEVEAKSLASDMLPAFIMIDESSRRFRDYIMMQQPEMPEGMMPPLKQTFVVNTNSKLMEAIKKLDVKDSDLATELVLQVYELACLSQKEIDPKNLSAFISRSSKVLEKLALRANK, encoded by the coding sequence ATGACAACAATGGGAACATTAAAAATCCATAGCGAAAATATTTTACCGATTATTAAAAAATGGCTTTATTCGGATAAAGACATTTTTGTGCGGGAACTGGTTTCTAACGCGTGTGATGCGATACGAAAAGTTAAAATCCTTACAGATCAAGGAGTTGCATCTTCTCAGGAGTCTGAGTTTGAAGTACGGGTGAGTATTGACAAGGAAGCTAGAACCTTAACTTTTGCAGATACGGGCATTGGCATGGACGCTGAAGAAGTTGAGAAGTATATTGCTCAAATTGCATTTTCTGGCGCTGAGGAATTTTTAAGTAAATATAGTTCTTCTGATGAAAAAGATCAGATCATTGGGCATTTTGGTCTTGGATTTTATTCTGCCTATATGGTGGCTGACAAAGTTGAGATCAATACGCTCTCTTATAAAGAAGGTGCAGAAGCTGTTTATTGGGTATGTGAGGGCTCTAGTGACTATGAAATAGGAGGAAGCTCTAGAGCGAAGAGAGGCACTGAGATCATCTTACACATCAATAAAGATAGTGATGAATTTCTTGAAGAGGAAAAGATCTCTGAAATTTTGGTGCGTTACTGCTCTTTCTTGCCCTATCCTATTTACTTAGGTGACAAGCACATCAATAATAAAGAGCCTCTTTGGACAAAGCCTGCTCTGGATTGCACGGAGAAGGAGTATCTTGAGTTTTATAAGAAGCTTTATCCTTTTGAAGAAGAACCTCTTTTTTGGGTACACTTGAATGTGGACTACCCGTTTAACTTAAAAGGTATTCTCTATTTTCCAAAAATCCGTCAAGGATTTGATTTTAAGAAAAATCAAATTAAATTGTTCTGTAATCGCGTTTTTGTGTCAGATAATTGCCAAGATTTGATACCTGATTATTTGATGATCCTAAGAGGTGCAATTGATAGCCCCGATATCCCTCTTAATGTGTCTAGAAGTTATTTGCAGATGGATCGTACAGTGAGAAGCCTTGCATCTCACATTTCAAAGAAAGTGGCAGAGCGTCTTTTAACATTATTCAAAACGGATAAAGATGCCTTTTATAAAGCTTGGCCAAATATTGAAGTGATTATTAAGCTGGGAGCTCTTCATGATGATAAGTTTTATGAGCGTATTAAAGAGTTACTTGTCTGGAAAAATAATCACGGTGAGTGGACGACTTTAGAAGAGTATGTAGAGAGAAATAAAGAAAAATCAGAAGGAGAGATTTTCTACACACCAGGAGAGCATCACGCCTCTTCATTTTTGGAGTTATACAAGCAGCAAGGTATAGAGGTTCTCTTTACAGATTCCATGATCGATACAGCTCTCATGAGCTTTTTAGAAGGGAAGAATACTTCGTTGAAATTCCAAAGAATTGACGGAGCTCTTTCCAAAGCACTTCTTGACCCATCTAAAGAAAAAATCATTCTAGGAGCTGATGGTAGGTCGGAATCTGCTCATTTGGCTCAATTTGTGAAGGATAAGTTAGGGCTTTCTCAAATTGAAGTAGAAGCAAAAAGCCTTGCATCTGATATGCTTCCTGCATTTATCATGATCGATGAATCATCAAGGCGTTTTAGGGATTATATCATGATGCAGCAACCAGAGATGCCAGAGGGAATGATGCCTCCACTAAAGCAGACATTTGTTGTGAATACAAATAGCAAGCTTATGGAAGCAATTAAGAAGTTGGATGTAAAAGATAGTGACCTTGCAACGGAGCTTGTGTTGCAGGTGTATGAACTTGCGTGTCTCTCACAAAAAGAGATAGATCCCAAAAATTTAAGCGCTTTTATCTCCAGGTCTAGCAAAGTTTTAGAAAAACTTGCCCTCAGAGCAAATAAATAG